Within Anguilla anguilla isolate fAngAng1 chromosome 11, fAngAng1.pri, whole genome shotgun sequence, the genomic segment ATGACGACGCCCTTTCGTTAACCTTGCCTTCTcttggtgggtggggtggggcggggtggggtggggggggggggtcataaaCGTTGTACTTCCTGGGCTATAACCGAACAGAAGTGCCTTATGAAGTCTCGGCTGaggcggagagggagacagTTTGCTGTCTTTGGTCCTGCGATGTTTTCACAGCTTTGGGAGATTTATCGCGCCGCGAAAGCTCTGCATCATTTTTATGGCCTGGGTTTTCTCTTACGGCTGTTTGTGCTTTACAGTCGCGGCTCTCTGGTGTTTTATACACAGCGTATGTCCAATGGCAACTCATTTTCCTCTGCGGCAGTAATTCATGGGAGCATTAAGCTTGATATCACAGCAGTCATTATTCATCACCCTATTCATCTTCCGAGAAGTGTTCTCGTTCTGCCGTTACAGGGATTTTTTCATTCTGTCCGTGCTTTTATTTCCGTGCCGGAGCAGAGCTCGgacaataaacaaatatgttCACGTTTGCATTTGTTAGAGTGGacaatgtatgtataaataaataattactcgaggatttttaaaaaatgcccaCAATCGATATGTCTCTTGGTTTAAGAGTCCATAGCTTTTAAAAGTTGCAGTGACTATTTTAACTGCGGAATGAAGTGTAGCAACTAAATGAAAATCACTAAATAAAAACGAGATGCCCTACTTCTGTCTATAGAGGAATATGACTATTTTCCTAGTAATGACTATCATCCCTTCTATTAATGGAATAATGACTATGGCCCCTGCTATTCTcctgtatatttaattattaatgtttGGATTCATTTGAAATGGGATGAAATGAGATTGTGTaatatttatgtgaaatatCAGTTCGTGGTTAATAATCGGTTCTGCGGTGTACTAATGAcgtcttccttttttcttcagcagaaatCTGGTGCAGGAATCACTGTGATCCACCCTGCCCTGTCCATCCTTCAAACGTTCCAAGGTCTAAGCTTCACCCGGGTTGCTGCacatcgtaaaaaaaaaaaaaaaaaaaaaaccatggagAGAACAATCCTTTGCGCGCTGTTGCAGTCTTGTGGCCTCCTGTTGGTGCTGTGTCACTGCTCATTGGCCGGTTCCTCCTGCCCGGCGCAGTGCGTGTGCGAAACTCGTCCGTGGTACACCCCTCAGTCCGTGTATCATCAGGCCAGGACCGTGGACTGCAATGAGCTGCATCTGAGCAGGGTACCCCCGAATATCTCAGGCGACACTCAGGTGCTGCTTCTCCAGAGTAATAACATCTCCCACGTCACCGTGGAGCTCCAGAGTCTGGTCAACCTCACGGAGCTGGACCTCTCCCAGAACCACTTCACGCAGATCCGGGACATTGGACTCAATAACTTCACCCAGCTCATCACCCTCTACCTGGAGGAGAACCAGGTGAAGGAGCTTCCCGATTTCTGCCTGAAGGACCTAGCCAACCTTGAGGAACTGTACATCAACCACAACCAGATCTCTTCCATCGGCCCAAAGGCCTTCTCAGGCTTAAGTAACCTGCTGAGGCTTCATCTTAACTCCAACAAGCTGGTGGCCATAGACAGTCATTGGTTTGAATCCCTCCCCAACCTTGAGATCCTAATGATTGGGGAGAACCCCATTCTGGGCTTGCAGGACATGAACTTCCATCCCCTCTCTAAGTTGCATAGCCTGGTGCTGGCTGGCATGGGGCTCAAGGAGGTTCCTCCAGGGGCATTTCAGGGCCTTGACTACCTTGAGAGCCTCTCCTTCTTCGACAACAGGCTGATGTCCGTGCCCAAGGACGCCCTCCGCGAACTGCCCAACCTCAAGTTTTTGGACCTCAACAAGAACCCCATCAGTCGAGTGCAGGAGGGGGACTTCCAGGACTTCCTCCACTTGGAGGAACTAAGTCTGAACAACATGGATGAACTGGTGGCTGTGGAGAGGGGAGCATTCGCAAACCTGCCAGAAATGGCCAAGCTGGAGATTCGCAGCAACCCTCACCTGTCCTACATCGACCGCGCTGCGTTCATGGACGTGAGTGCCCTGCGCACCTTACTGGTCAGCAACAATGACCTCAGCCTCCTGCCCCGCGAACTCTTCGCCTCCTTCCCCAGACTCGACGAGCTCAGTCTCCATAGCAACCCGCTCAGGTGCGACTGCCTCTCCACCTGGTGGCCGGTGCTGGGGAACCAGTCTACCCTGAGGCTGCTGGAGTCTCAGACCACCCTCTGTGCCTTCCCGCCCCACCTGGCTGGCCGCCCGCTCCAGGAGGTCGTCGCCACGAGCTGGAATTTCGCCAGCAACACCTGCCTtcccctcatctccctccacacTTTCCCGCCTCATCTGAACGTCTCGGCGGGGGAGCCCCTGACCCTGCACTGCTGGGCCGGGGCGGACCCCGCCCCTCAGTTCTACTGGGTGACACCGACGGGCGACAAGGTCACCTCAGAGGTCGTCTCGCCAGCCCTGAACGACAGCGGCGGCGCCAAGAAGAAGCACAGGCTGCAGGACCAAGGAGCCCTGGAGATCCGGCACGTGGGCGCGGAGGACGCCGGCCTCTACACGTGCGTGGCGTGGAACGCCGACGGCGCCGACACGCGCAGCGTCACCGTTTACGTGGACAGGAGCGActggcgcggcggcggcggcgggcgtgGCGCGGGGGATGGCTCGGGAAACTCCACGGGGGCCTTGGTCGTTCTGGCCAAGATCATCCACTCCCAGTCGGTGGTGCTCGAGTGGAAGGTCTTCCCGTCCGCGTCCTCCGCCCACGAGGTCGGCCAGCCCAAGTGGGCCAGCGCCGTCATGAAGATCGACAACCCCCAGATCAGCTACACGGCCAACGTCCCCGCCGACGTCCAGGAGTACAACCTGACGCACCTGCTGCCCTCCACGGAGTACCAGGTCTGCCTGACCATGTCCGCCTCGGAGCAGCCCGTGCAGCGGTCCTGCATCAACGTGACCACCAAGGAGGCCAGCTTCGCCGTGGAGATGGTGGCGCAGCCCACCAACGTGGCCCTGGCGGCCGTCATGGGCTCCCTGTTCGCCATCTGCATCATGGCCCTGCTGGTCTTCTACATGGGCCGCCGCGTGAAGCAGAAGTCCTGCCACCACTCACTGAAGAAGTACATGCAGCACGCCACGTCCATCCCCTTGAACGACCTCTACCCGCCCCTCATCAACCTGTGGGAGAGCGAGgcggagaaggagaaggagggccCGGTCGATCCCCAGAACTCACAGATAGACACGTCGAAGACATACATGTGGTAGTCGGAAGCAAGCAAGTTTGTTGaaacacgaaaaaaaaaaaagactttcaaaACTGTAGTATAATCTGactttatggt encodes:
- the si:ch211-180f4.1 gene encoding leucine-rich repeat neuronal protein 1 isoform X1, producing the protein MLGQKKKERKKINSALSKSGAGITVIHPALSILQTFQGLSFTRVAAHRKKKKKKKTMERTILCALLQSCGLLLVLCHCSLAGSSCPAQCVCETRPWYTPQSVYHQARTVDCNELHLSRVPPNISGDTQVLLLQSNNISHVTVELQSLVNLTELDLSQNHFTQIRDIGLNNFTQLITLYLEENQVKELPDFCLKDLANLEELYINHNQISSIGPKAFSGLSNLLRLHLNSNKLVAIDSHWFESLPNLEILMIGENPILGLQDMNFHPLSKLHSLVLAGMGLKEVPPGAFQGLDYLESLSFFDNRLMSVPKDALRELPNLKFLDLNKNPISRVQEGDFQDFLHLEELSLNNMDELVAVERGAFANLPEMAKLEIRSNPHLSYIDRAAFMDVSALRTLLVSNNDLSLLPRELFASFPRLDELSLHSNPLRCDCLSTWWPVLGNQSTLRLLESQTTLCAFPPHLAGRPLQEVVATSWNFASNTCLPLISLHTFPPHLNVSAGEPLTLHCWAGADPAPQFYWVTPTGDKVTSEVVSPALNDSGGAKKKHRLQDQGALEIRHVGAEDAGLYTCVAWNADGADTRSVTVYVDRSDWRGGGGGRGAGDGSGNSTGALVVLAKIIHSQSVVLEWKVFPSASSAHEVGQPKWASAVMKIDNPQISYTANVPADVQEYNLTHLLPSTEYQVCLTMSASEQPVQRSCINVTTKEASFAVEMVAQPTNVALAAVMGSLFAICIMALLVFYMGRRVKQKSCHHSLKKYMQHATSIPLNDLYPPLINLWESEAEKEKEGPVDPQNSQIDTSKTYMW
- the si:ch211-180f4.1 gene encoding leucine-rich repeat neuronal protein 1 isoform X2, whose amino-acid sequence is MERTILCALLQSCGLLLVLCHCSLAGSSCPAQCVCETRPWYTPQSVYHQARTVDCNELHLSRVPPNISGDTQVLLLQSNNISHVTVELQSLVNLTELDLSQNHFTQIRDIGLNNFTQLITLYLEENQVKELPDFCLKDLANLEELYINHNQISSIGPKAFSGLSNLLRLHLNSNKLVAIDSHWFESLPNLEILMIGENPILGLQDMNFHPLSKLHSLVLAGMGLKEVPPGAFQGLDYLESLSFFDNRLMSVPKDALRELPNLKFLDLNKNPISRVQEGDFQDFLHLEELSLNNMDELVAVERGAFANLPEMAKLEIRSNPHLSYIDRAAFMDVSALRTLLVSNNDLSLLPRELFASFPRLDELSLHSNPLRCDCLSTWWPVLGNQSTLRLLESQTTLCAFPPHLAGRPLQEVVATSWNFASNTCLPLISLHTFPPHLNVSAGEPLTLHCWAGADPAPQFYWVTPTGDKVTSEVVSPALNDSGGAKKKHRLQDQGALEIRHVGAEDAGLYTCVAWNADGADTRSVTVYVDRSDWRGGGGGRGAGDGSGNSTGALVVLAKIIHSQSVVLEWKVFPSASSAHEVGQPKWASAVMKIDNPQISYTANVPADVQEYNLTHLLPSTEYQVCLTMSASEQPVQRSCINVTTKEASFAVEMVAQPTNVALAAVMGSLFAICIMALLVFYMGRRVKQKSCHHSLKKYMQHATSIPLNDLYPPLINLWESEAEKEKEGPVDPQNSQIDTSKTYMW